In Candidatus Polarisedimenticolia bacterium, one DNA window encodes the following:
- a CDS encoding MBL fold metallo-hydrolase → MKRPVYRLRFWGVRGTVPSPAADKLEFGGNTICLSAALGDRDYLILDCGSGLRLLGSQLVGLRNRTSRRYHIFLSHYHFDHVEGLPYFPPLYDPHSIITFHGFRSGRKSPQKILETLIAPPYFPVKLAGVPARLRYKTDESSPWTFKDVRISSLPLRHPNGSLSYRLEHAGRRIVFATDHEHGDAKTDQALIRFADRADYLIYDATYIPGEYESLRRGWGHSTWYAAVQTARAARVKTLVLFHHHPDHSDRDLKEILRVARKELPSTLAAREGMELPF, encoded by the coding sequence GTGAAGCGGCCCGTTTATCGTCTCCGGTTCTGGGGAGTGCGGGGAACCGTCCCCAGCCCGGCAGCGGACAAGCTCGAATTCGGCGGCAACACCATCTGTCTCTCCGCCGCCCTGGGGGACCGGGACTACCTGATTCTCGATTGCGGCAGCGGCCTCCGGCTGCTCGGGAGCCAGCTGGTGGGGCTGCGCAACCGCACCTCCCGCCGGTATCATATCTTCCTGAGCCACTATCACTTCGACCACGTCGAAGGGCTCCCTTATTTTCCGCCGCTTTACGATCCCCACAGCATCATCACGTTCCATGGCTTCCGTTCCGGCCGGAAGTCGCCCCAGAAGATTCTGGAGACTCTGATAGCCCCGCCCTACTTCCCGGTCAAGCTCGCGGGGGTCCCTGCCCGGCTCCGGTACAAGACGGACGAAAGCTCTCCGTGGACGTTCAAAGATGTTCGCATCAGTTCTCTCCCCTTGCGTCATCCCAACGGCTCGCTCTCCTACCGGCTGGAGCACGCCGGCCGGCGGATCGTCTTCGCCACCGACCACGAGCACGGCGACGCCAAGACCGATCAGGCGCTGATCCGGTTCGCCGATCGCGCCGATTACCTGATCTACGACGCCACCTACATTCCGGGGGAATACGAGAGCCTGAGGCGGGGATGGGGGCACAGCACCTGGTACGCCGCGGTCCAGACCGCCCGCGCCGCCCGCGTCAAGACCCTGGTGCTCTTCCACCACCACCCCGATCACTCCGACCGGGACTTGAAGGAGATCCTGAGAGTGGCCCGCAAGGAGCTTCCGTCCACCCTGGCGGCGCGGGAAGGTATGGAACTGCCTTTTTAG